The Deltaproteobacteria bacterium RBG_16_64_85 genome has a segment encoding these proteins:
- a CDS encoding imidazole glycerol phosphate synthase, glutamine amidotransferase subunit — protein MLAIIDYGMGNLGSIRNMLKKIDHNAVVTSRTEDIVAADKIILPGVGAFDNGMRNLESRGLVRVLSDKVFREKVPILGICLGMQLMTKYSEEGTLPGLGWVDARTVRFRFDDTANQRKVPHMGWNTVHVLKENRLFRGMDERTRFYFVHSYHVVLPDEGDVLTRTHYGFDFVSSYQKSNITGVQFHPEKSHKFGMQLLKNFMDL, from the coding sequence TTGCTTGCGATCATAGATTACGGGATGGGAAATCTTGGATCCATCCGGAACATGCTGAAAAAGATCGACCATAACGCGGTGGTGACATCGAGAACGGAAGACATCGTTGCGGCGGACAAAATCATATTGCCCGGAGTGGGAGCGTTCGATAACGGAATGAGGAATCTCGAATCGAGAGGGCTCGTGAGGGTCTTGAGCGACAAGGTCTTCCGGGAAAAAGTTCCGATCCTGGGGATCTGTCTCGGCATGCAACTCATGACGAAATACAGCGAGGAAGGGACATTGCCGGGCTTGGGATGGGTGGACGCGAGAACAGTCCGGTTCCGCTTCGATGATACGGCCAATCAAAGGAAGGTCCCGCACATGGGATGGAACACGGTGCATGTGCTGAAGGAAAACCGTTTGTTCCGGGGGATGGATGAAAGGACAAGGTTTTATTTTGTTCATTCCTATCATGTCGTTCTCCCTGACGAGGGGGATGTCCTGACCAGGACGCATTATGGATTCGATTTCGTGTCCTCCTATCAAAAGAGCAATATCACGGGTGTCCAGTTTCATCCGGAGAAAAGCCATAAATTCGGAATGCAATTGTTGAAGAACTTCATGGATCTGTAG